CTGACCAGCTGACTGGTGCGGTAAATTTCCTGATGATGAATGCCGGTGTGCACGTTCATGATCTGCTGGCGGGTTTTAATCGCCATGATCACCTCTTCCAGCGCACAGTTACCGGCCCGTTCGCCTAAGCCATTCAGCGTGCCTTCTACCTGGCGGGCACCGGCGATAACCGCGGCCAGTGCATTACCGGTAGCCATACCCAAATCGTCGTGGGTATGCACAGACAAAATCGCTTTATCAATGTTCGGCACGCGATTGCGCAGCTGAGCAATGATATTGGCATATTCGCCTGGCAGGGTGTAGCCCACGGTATCGGGAATATTGATGGTGGTGGCGCCGGCATTGATCGCGGCTTCGACCACCTGACACAGATCGTCAATCGGTGTACGACCACCGTCTTCGCAGGAGAATTCCACGTCGTCGGTATAATTGCGTGAACGCTTGATCATGTGCACCGCACGTTCAATGACTTCCGGCAGGGTGCTGCGTAATTTGGTGGCGATGTGCATTGGCGAGGTGGCGATAAAGGTGTGAATGCGGTAAGCATCCGCCACGCGCAAAGATTCATAAGCCGCATCGATATCCTTTTCAACGCAGCGCGCCAGTGCGCAGACACGGCTGTTTTTGATGGTGCGGGCAATGGTTTGTACCGATTCAAAATCGCCTGGCGAAGAGACCGGGAAACCGACTTCCATCACGTCAACACCCATTCTTTCCAGCGCCAGCGCAATTTGCAGTTTCTCTTTTACACTCAGACTTGCCTGTAAGGCCTGCTCACCATCACGCAGTGTGGTGTCGAAAATGATCACTTGTTGGCTCATCGTATTCATCCTTTAACGTTAGCTTCACCGTGCAACGAGCATAAAAAAACCCGCGCATGGCGCGGGTTTCTTGATTTGTTCAGGCTCGAATCAGTGTTTGATTCCGCCCACAAGCCTACCGCGCAGCAGAGGTGCGTTTAGTAGTAGACCGAGTAGGCGGGTAAAACGAATCATGAATTCAAACCTTAAAAATAGGGTGTGCCTATATTGGTACGGGAATCAGCTTTCGATGTCAACCTTGAATGCAGGGTTAATTTTTTCGATTAAAAAGTAAATTATGCTGGCTCGATCGCAAATAACAGACGATGTTAATTCGTGGAATTGTGGAGCAAGATATTTATCGGGGATATTCTTGCTTCGCAACCGGCGAGAGGCTTTTAAAGTCGTTGAAATTAAACGTTAATTTAATGATGGTTCAGTGATGAAAAAACCGATTTAGATGATTTATGGTCAGAGGTAAATTAGGTTTGAGCGCTGAAAAACAGTGGATCGCACCGCTTTTTTCACCTGCATCAACATGGCCCACTATGCTTAAGGCAGGCCAATTGTTAATAAGACTATTATCAACCTGCAAATAATCGGTGATTCAGCATAACTCTCTTTTTAGCAGCCCGGGAATTAGTCAATTCCACGCCTGAAAAGCGCGCCAGATAGTGAGCTCCTGGCGTATTTCACGCGCAAAGCCATGCTTGCCGTTTGCCTGGCCCAGGCTTCTACGGTTATGGTAATTCGACCCTTCACATCAGAAGAAAATAAAGGGTGACAGAACCCTGTACCCGATTCGGGAAATGATTTCCGGAATCTATGCGTAAACATGAGATGGCGCCTTTGCCTGGTAGCAGCTGTTTTACAGATGCAGTGCGGGCGCATCCTCAAGCCGGGAGGCAAGAATGGAGATGTTGTCAGGAGCCGAAATGGTTGTTCGATCGTTGATCGACCAAGGTGTTAAACATGTGTTCGGCTATCCGGGCGGAGCGGTACTGGATATCTACGATGCGCTACAAACCGTCGGCGGTATCGATCATATTTTAGTCCGCCATGAACAGGGCGCCGTGCATATGGCCGATGGCTATGCACGCGCGACCGGTGATGTCGGTGTGGTGCTGGTCACCTCAGGTCCGGGCGCGACGAATGCGATTACCGGTATCGCCACGGCCTATATGGATTCAATTCCGCTGGTGGTGCTCTCTGGCCAGGTACCTTCTTCTTTAATTGGCTATGACGCGTTTCAGGAATGCGACATGGTCGGCATTTCACGTCCTATCGTAAAACACAGTTTTCTGGTTAAGCGGGCGGAAGATATTCCTGACGCGTTGAAGAAAGCGTTCTGGCTGGCGGCCAGCGGCCGTCCCGGCCCCGTGGTTATCGATCTGCCCAAAGACATTTTAAGCCCGGCGAATAAGCTGCCCTATATCTGGCCAGAGTCGGTGAGCATGCGCTCTTACAATCCGACTACTCAGGGACATAAAGGACAAATCAAGCGTGCGTTGCAGACGCTGCTTGCTGCGCATAAACCGGTGATCTACGCCGGTGGGGGTGTGATCAATGCGGAGTGCCATGATGCGTTGCGTGCATTGGCTGAAAAGCTGAACCTGCCGGTGGTCTCTTCGTTAATGGGGCTCGGCGGCTTTCCCGCTACGCATCGGCAAAGTTTAGGCATGCTGGGCATGCACGGCACCTATGAAGCCAACATGACCATGCACAATGCCGATGTGATTTTCGCAGTAGGCGTGCGTTTTGACGATCGCACCACCAACAACCTGGCAAAATATTGTCCTGATGCCACTGTGCTGCACATCGATATCGATCCGACCTCAATTTCAAAAACCGTGGCGGCCGATGTGCCTATCGTGGGCGATGCGAAGTGGGTGCTACAACTGATGCTGGAACTGCTGGCGCAAAACGAGTCGCAACAGCAATTCGACAGCCTGCGCGACTGGTGGCAGAGCATTGAAAGCTGGCGTTCCCGCCACTGCCTCGAGTTCGATCGTACCAGCGATCAAATCAAGCCGCAGGCGGTTATTGAAACCATCTGGAAACTGACCCACGGCGATGCGTACGTTACGTCAGACGTTGGCCAGCATCAGATGTTCGCTGCGCTCTATTATCCATTTGATAAACCGCGTCGTTGGATCAACTCTGGTGGCCTGGGCACCATGGGCTTTGGTTTACCAGCCGCGCTGGGCGTAAAGCTCGCCCTGCCGGAAGAGACGGTGGTCTGCGTTACCGGCGACGGCAGCATTCAGATGAACATTCAGGAGCTCTCCACCGCACTGCAGTATGGTCTGCCGGTGATGGTGCTCAATCTGAACAACGGTTTCCTCGGCATGGTGAAACAGTGGCAGGACATGATTTATTCTGGCCGCCATTCGCAGTCTTATATGGAGTCTCTGCCCGATTTTGTTCGTTTGGCAGAAGCTTACGGTCATGTAGGGGTTTCCATCGCGCGTCCGGAAGAGCTGGAAGAGAAGCTCGCCTTTGCCCTGGCGGAACTGGCGAAAGGTCGACTGGTGTTTGTCGACGTCAATGTAGACGGCACCGAGCATGTTTACCCGATGCAGGTACGCGGCGGTGGTATGGATGAAATGTGGTTAAGCAAAACGGAGAGGACGTAATTATGCGTCGTGTGTTATCGGTATTGCTGGAAAACGAATCCGGCGCATTGTCCCGAGTGGTTGGCCTGTTTTCGCAGCGCGGATATAACATTGAGAGCCTGACCGTGGCACCTACGGACGATCCAACGCTTTCCCGCATGACCATTCAGACGGTTGGTGATGAAAAGGTGCTGGAGCAGATCGAAAAGCAACTGCACAAGCTGGTGGACGTGCTGCGCGTGACCGAGTTAGGGCAGGGCGATTACGTTGAGCGTGAAGTGATGCTGGTGAAAATTCAGGCCAGCGGCTACGGGCGCGAAGAGGTGAAACGCAGCGCGGAGATCTTCCGTGGACAAATCGTTGACGTTACGCCGACGCTTTACACGGTTCAGCTTACTGGCACCAGCGACAAACTCGATGCCTTCCTGAAAACGGTTCGCGAAGTCGCTGAGATCGTTGAAGTGGCGCGCTCAGGAATCGTTGGCGTTTCGCGTGGCGATCGCATTATGCGCTAATCACGCTGCGTGATGATTCAAACCACAGGTAACCCGGCGATAAGTCGGGTTTTTTTATTTTGCGTCCGATCAAAAAGTGCCATCAAAAGCGGTTGCTGTAGAGAATGTTCTACTGTTAGATGTAACACATAAATTATCCATAACCCGCGTGAGGCTATTGTTTCTGCGTCAGCGAGTGGCAAAAGAATGAGGTTAAAGTGAAACTGGATGAAATCGCGCGCCTGGCCGGTGTCTCGCGCACCACTGCCAGCTACGTCATAAATGGCAAAGCGCGGCAGTATCGTGTCAGCGAAAAAACCGTTGAGAAGGTGATGGCGGTGGTGCGTGAGCATAATTATCATCCCAATGCGGTGGCCGCAGGATTACGCGCCGGACGAACCCGCTCCATTGGCTTAGTGATCCCCGATCTGGAAAACACCAGCTATACGCGCATTGCCAACTACCTTGAGCGCCAGGCACGGCAGCGCGGTTATCAATTGTTGATTGCCTGTTCTGAGGATCAGCCCGACAACGAAATGCGCTGCGTTGAGCATCTGCTGCAGCGTCAGGTTGATGCCATTATCGTTTCAACGTCCTTACCGCCTGAACATCCTTTCTATCAGCGCTGGATCAACGATCCGCTGCCGATTGTGGCGTTAGACCGCGCGCTGGATCGTGAGCACTTCACCAGCGTGGTAGGAGCCGATCAGGATGACTCCCAGGCGCTGGCGGCTGAATTGCGTCAGCTTCCGCTGAACAATGTGCTTTATCTTGGTGCGCTGCCTGAACTGTCGGTTAGCTACCTGCGTGAGCAAGGGTTTCGCGAAGCCTGGAAAGACGATACGCGGCCGATCGATTACCTTTACGTTAACAGTTTTGAGCGTAGCGCTGCGGCGGCGGCTTTCGAAGGCTGGCTGGAAACGCATGCGATGCCGGAGGCGCTGTTCACCACCTCCTTTGGCTTGCTACAGGGCGTGATGGATGTGACCCTGCGACGCGAAGGGCGGCTGCCAACGGATCTGGCGATTGCCACCTTCGGCGATCATGAACTGCTCGATTTCCTCGACTGTCCGGTACTGGCGGTAGCGCAGCGTCATCGCGACGTTGCTGAGCGTGTGCTGGAGCTGGTATTAGCCAGTCTGGATGAGCCGAAAAAACCCAAGCCCGGGCTGACACGCATTCGCCGGAATTTATTTCGACGCGGCAAATTAAATCGAAAAATGGCGTAATTAAATACAGGCGGCCATGCTGCCTGTATTTAATTCCAGGTATAGCGCGCAGGAAAAATGATCTTCCGCTCATTTCTCCGGTAAATAAAAGTAAACATTGCGCATTGGCGTCAGCGATTAAATTTTTGCCAACAAGACAATTCAGACAGAATGCCTGCCTGGCGTGCTCTCAGACGGCTAAAGTGCGTTCAGAAATACCCTAAAATGCAGTGACTCTCACAACATCATCGATGTAATAAGATATTTCCTGCCAGAAATGTTTTTGGCTATTTAACGAGCAGCTGAAATTTTTACGTCATTATTCATCAGGTTAATTTTCCTCAAAAAGCCATTTTGCGAACCCTTTCTAAAATGGCCCGCTTTTAAATACAGGAAATAATTGTTTGCGGCCCGCGCTGCGGCTTGACAATGATTTCCCCGGCTCCGTAAACTCCTCTCGTGGGTATTTGTGGGATAAAGTGGTAAAAACAGTGAGGGCGTGGTTGGCATGTTCCGTGGGGCAACGTTAGTCAATCTCGACAATAAAGGACGGTTTGCCGTTCCTGTTCGCTATCGCGACACGCTGAGCGCCGAATCGCAGGGACAAATGGTGTGCACCATTGACCTCCATCAGCCTTGCCTGCTGCTTTATACCCTGCCCGAATGGGAAATTATCGAACGAAAGCTGTCTCGCTTATCCAGCATGAATCCCGCAGAACGCCGCGTGCAGCGTCTGTTATTGGGGCATGCCAGCGAATGCCAGATGGATAATGCAGGCCGTTTATTGTTAGCGAATACGCTTCGCCAACATGCACGACTGACCAAAGAAGTGATGCTGGTTGGCCAGTTCAACAAGTTTGAACTGTGGGATGAACAGACCTGGTATCAACAAGTCAAGGATGATATTGACGCTGAGCAGTCGGCGCAGGACCCACTATCTGATCGATTGCAGGATTTGTCGCTATAGCTATGCAGGAAAATTACAAACACACCACGGTGCTCTTGGATGAGGCAGTTAACGGTCTTAACATCAAAGCAGACGGTATTTACATTGACGGCACTTTCGGGCGCGGTGGTCATTCACGCCTGATCCTTTCTCATTTAGGTGAACAGGGACGCTTGATTGCTATCGATCGCGACCCTGAAGCGATTGCCGCCGCCGCATTAATCAATGATCCCCGGTTTTCCATCGTACACGGGCCTTTCTCTCAGTTAAGCGATTATGTCGATGAACGCGGCTTACGCGGCAACATTGACGGCATTTTGCTGGATCTCGGCGTCTCCTCGCCGCAGCTTGACGATGCAGAACGCGGCTTCTCCTTTATGCGTGACGGCCCGCTGGACATGCGCATGGATCCTTCTCGCGGAGTATCCGCCGCAGAATGGCTGTTGAAGGCTGATGAAGCAGATATCGCCTTTGTGCTGAAAACCTTTGGCGAAGAACGCTTTGCTAAGCGAATTGCGCGCGCCATCGTTGAGCGTAATCGCGAACAGCCAATGACGCGTACCAAAGAACTGGCCGAAGTTATCTACGTTGCCACGCCGGTGAAGGATAAGTTCAAACATCCGGCGACCCGCAGTTTCCAGGCGATACGTATCTGGGTAAACAGCGAGCTGGAAGAGATTGAAAGGGCGCTTAAAGGTGCGCTTGATGTGCTGGCACCACAGGGCAGATTATCCGTTATCAGTTTCCATTCGCTGGAAGATCGCATCGTGAAGCGTTTTATGCGCGAACAGAGTCGCGGTCCACAGGTGCCGGCCGGCTTACCGCTGACCGAAGCGCAGTTGCAGAAGATGGGTGGTCGCGGCTTGAAAGCGTTAGGCAAAATGATGCCAGGCGAAAGTGAAGTGGCGGAGAATCCGCGTGCGCGCAGTTCGGTACTGCGTATTGCGGAAAGGACCGACGCATGATTGGCAACGAGCGCCACAGCCTGCCGGGCGTGATTGGCGGCGATCTGCTGCGTCACGGCAAAATTCCGGTAATTACGCTGATCGCGGTGCTGGTATCGGCAGTGCTGGTAGTGACCACGGCGCATAAAACGCGCCTGTTAACTGCCCAGCGCGAGCAGCTGGTGCTGGAGCGTGACGCTCTGGATATTGAGTGGCGTAACCTGATCCTTGAAGAGAACGCGCTGGGCGACCACAGTCGGGTCGAGCGCACCGCGACGGATAAGCTTCATCTTCAACATGTTGATCCAGCACAGGAAAATATTATTGTACAGCAATAAGGAATACCCGATTCAATGAGCGCCGGGAAACGCACGCTGAAATTGAAGAAACCGGAAGATAAAGCCAGCTTTGTAAGCTGGCGTTTTGCGTTGCTGTGCGGCTGTATTCTTCTGGCGCTGGTTGGCCTGTTGTTGCGCGTAGCCTATCTGCAGGTGATTAATCCCGATCGGCTGGTTCGCGAAGGCGATATGCGTTCCCTGCGCGTGCAGGCGGTGCCAACGGCTCGCGGCATGATCAGCGATCGCGCCGGACGGCCGCTGGCGGTGAGCGTGCCAGTAAACGCCATCTGGGCCGATCCAAAAGAGTTACACGATCGCGGCGGCATCACGCTGGACAGCCGCTGGAAGGCGCTTTCCGATGCGCTCTCTATTCCGCTCGATCAACTGGCAAGCCGCGTTAATGCGAATCCAAAAGGGCGCTTCGTTTATCTGGCGCGTCAAATCAATCCCGCCATCGGCGACTACATCAAGAAACTGAAGTTGCCGGGCATTCATCTGCGCGAAGAGTCACGCCGCTATTATCCGGCCGGGCAGGTCACTTCACACCTGATTGGCTTTACCAATATCGACGGGCAGGGCATTGAAGGCGTTGAAAAGAGCTTTGATAAGTGGCTGACCGGCCAGCCGGGCGAACGCACCGTGCGTAAAGATCGCTTTGGTCGGGTGATTGAAGATGTTTCATCGGTCGACAGCCAGGCAGCCCATAACCTGACGCTCAGTATCGATGAACGCCTGCAGGCTCTCGTCTATCGCGAACTCAACAATGCCGTCGCCTTTAACAAAGCAGAATCGGGCACCGCGGTACTGGTTGATGTGAACACCGGCGAAGTATTGGCGATGGCCAACAGCCCTGCGTACAACCCTAATAATCTCAGCAACACGCCAAAAGATGTGATGCGTAACCGGGCCATCACCGACATCTTCGAGCCTGGCTCGACGGTCAAACCGATGGTGGTCATGGCGGCGCTGCAGCGTGGCGTAGTGAAAGAGAACAGCGTGCTGCATACCGTGCCATATCGGGTAAATGGTCACGAGATCAAAGACGTGGCACGTTATAACGAATTGACCCTGACCGGCGTATTACAGAAGTCGAGTAACGTGGGCGTATCCAAACTCGCGTTAGCGATGCCCTCCTCAGCGTTAGTAGATACTTACTCACGTTTTGGACTGGGGAAAGCGACCAATCTGGGATTGGTCGGGGAAAGCAGTGGTTTATATCCGCAAAAACAACGGTGGTCTGACATTGAGAGGGCCACCTTCTCCTTTGGCTACGGGCTAATGGTAACGCCGTTACAGTTAGCGCGTGTCTACGCCACCATCGGCAGTTATGGCATACATCGTCCGCTCTCCATTACTAAAGTTGATCCGCCCGTTGCCGGCGAACGTGTTTTTCCCGAGTCGCTGGTGAAAACCGTGGTGCATATGATGGAAAGCGTAGCCTTACCGGGCGGCGGTGGCGTGAAGGCTGCGATCAAGGGCTACCGAATTGCGATCAAAACCGGTACCGCGAAAAAAGTTGGCCCGGATGGCCGTTACGTTAACAAATACATTGCTTACACCGCGGGCGTTGCGCCTGCCAGTCAGCCCCGTTTTGCGCTGGTGGTGGTGATTAACGATCCACAGGCAGGCAAATATTATGGCGGGGCGGTATCGGCACCGGTGTTTGGTGCCATCATGGGCGGCGTGTTACGCACCATGAACATTGAGCCTGATGCGTTACCGAGCGGTGATAAAAGCGAAATGGTGAACAACATTAAAGAGGGTTCCAGTGACAGATCGTAACTTGCGCGAGCTGGTGGCGCCGTGGGTAAGCGGCGCGCCATCGCGTCCGCTTCGCGACATGACACTTGATAGCCGCGCGGCGGCATCGGGCGATCTGTTTGTCGCAGTCGCAGGTCATCACGTTGATGGTCGGCATTTTATTCCGCAAGCCATTGCCCAGGGCGTGGCGGCGATCATCGCGGAAGCAGAAGGCGAAGCTGAAGACGGAGATATCCGCGACATGCATGGCGTGCCGGTTATCTATCTTGCTCAGCTGCAGCAGCGCCTTTCTGCGCTGGCGGGACGCTTCTACCAGCAGCCTGCCGATAAGCTGCGCCTGATTGGCGTGACCGGCACCAATGGCAAAACGACGACTACGCAGCTGCTGGCGCAGTGGGCGCAGCTGTTGGGAGAAAACAGTGCGGTGATGGGCACGGTGGGCAACGGCCTGTACGGCGAGTTGACGCCAGCTGAAAACACCACCGGTTCAGCGGTTGAAGTGCAGCAGCTGTTGCACAGCCTGCAACAGCGCGGCGCGACGCTGGCGGCAATGGAAGTCTCTTCACACGGGCTGGTACAGCATCGCGTTGCGGCGCTGCCTTTCTCCGCGGGCGTGTTCACCAATCTCAGTCGCGATCATCTCGATTATCACGGTGATATGGCGCAGTACGAAGCCGCTAAATGGTTGCTCTTCTCTGAGCACAGCGTCGGCGTCGTCGTGATCAACGCTGATGATGAAACGGGTTTTCGCTGGCTGCAAAATCTGCCCGACGCGGTTGCGGTCACCATGGCTGAAAACCTCGAGCCGGGCTGTCGCGGTCGCTGGTTAAAAGCCACCGCGGTGAGCTATCACGACAACGGCGCGACCGTTGCATTTGCCTCAAGCTGGGGCGAAGGCACAATCGAAAGCCGCCTGATGGGGGCGTTTAACGTCAGCAATCTTCTGCTGGCGTTGGCCACGCTGCTGGCGCTTGATTATCCCCTTGCGCAGTTGATCGCCACTGGCAACCAACTGCAACCGGTCTGCGGGCGTATGGAAGTGTTCAGCGCGCCAGGCAAGCCGGTGGTGGTGGTCGATTATGCCCATACGCCAGATGCGCTGGAAAAAGCGCTTGAAGCGGCGCGTTTGCACTGCAAAGGCCAGCTATGGTGCCTGTTTGGCTGCGGCGGCGATCGCGACAAAGGTAAACGTCCGCTGATGGGCGCGATTGCTGAGCAGTTTGCCGATGTTGTGGTGATCACCGACGATAATCCACGCGGCGAAGATCCCAAAGCGATAGTGGACGATATCCTCACTGGCTTGCTTGACCCGGGCCGCGTGCGCGTCGTTGCTGGTCGGGCACAGGCGGTAACTAACAGCATCATGCAGGCCAAACCTGACGACATTGTGCTGGTCGCTGGCAAAGGCCATGAAGATTATCAAATTGTCGGCAATCGCCGACTCGACTATTCCGACCGCCTGACCGTGGCGCGCCTGCTGGGAGTGATTGCATGATTACCTTCAGTTTAGAGACGCTGGCCGCTATCACTGGCGGTGAGCTGATTGGCGAAAACGTGCGCATCAGCGAAGTCACCACCGATACGCGAAAAGTCACCGCGGGCTCTCTGTTTATTGCGCTATCAGGCGAACGCTTCGATGCGCACGACTTTATCGATCAGGCTGCAGGGCAGGGCGCTGCCGCGTTATTAGTGAGTCGACCCCTCTCTACGGATATCCCTCAGGTGCGTGTCAGCGATACGCGCATTGCGCTGGGCCAGATTGCGGCCTGGGTGCGTCAGCACGCCAGTGCACGCGTGGTGGCGTTAACCGGCTCATCCGGCAAAACCTCGGTAAAAGAGATGACCGCGGCGATTCTGCGCCAGTGCGGCGAAACGCTCTATACCGCAGGCAACCTGAACAATGACATCGGCGTGCCGTTGACGCTGTTGCGCCTGACCCCACAACATCAATACGCCGTAATCGAACTGGGTGCTAATCATCAGGGCGAGATCGCTTACACCACGGCACTGACTTCGCCGGAAGCGGCGCTGATCAACAATCTTGCCGCGGCGCATCTTGAAGGTTTCGGTTCCCTCGCGGGCGTGGCCAAAGCCAAAGGCGAAATTTTTGCCGGTCTGCCCGAAAAAGGCATCGCCATTGTTAACCTGCAAAGCCATGACTTATCAGGCTGGCAGCCGCAGCTGGCGGACAAAACGCTGTGGCGTTTCACTGCTGAAGGCAATGAGAACAGCGAGTTTTACACCAGCGATCTGCAGATGACCGCACAGGGCAGCCGCTTTACGCTGCATACCCCGCGTGGCGCGATTGCTATCACGCTGCCGCTGCCTGGTCGCCACAACATCGCTAATGCGCTGGCTGCCGCGGCGCTGGCGCTGGCAGTTGATGCGCCGCTCGACGCGATCCAGGCCGGTCTGAGCCAGTTGCAGGCAGTGCCAGGCCGTTTGTTTCCAGTGGTGCTGACGCCGGGACAGCTGATTCTTGACGACAGCTATAACGCCAACGTGGGCTCA
The sequence above is drawn from the Duffyella gerundensis genome and encodes:
- the leuA gene encoding 2-isopropylmalate synthase — its product is MSQQVIIFDTTLRDGEQALQASLSVKEKLQIALALERMGVDVMEVGFPVSSPGDFESVQTIARTIKNSRVCALARCVEKDIDAAYESLRVADAYRIHTFIATSPMHIATKLRSTLPEVIERAVHMIKRSRNYTDDVEFSCEDGGRTPIDDLCQVVEAAINAGATTINIPDTVGYTLPGEYANIIAQLRNRVPNIDKAILSVHTHDDLGMATGNALAAVIAGARQVEGTLNGLGERAGNCALEEVIMAIKTRQQIMNVHTGIHHQEIYRTSQLVSQICNMPIPANKAVVGSNAFAHSSGIHQDGVLKNRENYEILTPESIGLNQVQLNLTSRSGRAAVKHRMEEMGYKESDYSLDSLYDAFLKLADKKGQVFDYDLEALAFINKQNEEPEYFQLRDFNVQSGSTINATASVNLGCGDEVKAEAATGNGPVDAVYQAINRITAFDIELVKYQLTAKGHGENALGQVDIVVNYNGRKFHGIGLATDIVESSAKAMVNALNNIWRAKQVEQELQRKFNSEQKETV
- the leuL gene encoding leu operon leader peptide, whose protein sequence is MIRFTRLLGLLLNAPLLRGRLVGGIKH
- the ilvI gene encoding acetolactate synthase 3 large subunit, which encodes MEMLSGAEMVVRSLIDQGVKHVFGYPGGAVLDIYDALQTVGGIDHILVRHEQGAVHMADGYARATGDVGVVLVTSGPGATNAITGIATAYMDSIPLVVLSGQVPSSLIGYDAFQECDMVGISRPIVKHSFLVKRAEDIPDALKKAFWLAASGRPGPVVIDLPKDILSPANKLPYIWPESVSMRSYNPTTQGHKGQIKRALQTLLAAHKPVIYAGGGVINAECHDALRALAEKLNLPVVSSLMGLGGFPATHRQSLGMLGMHGTYEANMTMHNADVIFAVGVRFDDRTTNNLAKYCPDATVLHIDIDPTSISKTVAADVPIVGDAKWVLQLMLELLAQNESQQQFDSLRDWWQSIESWRSRHCLEFDRTSDQIKPQAVIETIWKLTHGDAYVTSDVGQHQMFAALYYPFDKPRRWINSGGLGTMGFGLPAALGVKLALPEETVVCVTGDGSIQMNIQELSTALQYGLPVMVLNLNNGFLGMVKQWQDMIYSGRHSQSYMESLPDFVRLAEAYGHVGVSIARPEELEEKLAFALAELAKGRLVFVDVNVDGTEHVYPMQVRGGGMDEMWLSKTERT
- the ilvN gene encoding acetolactate synthase small subunit is translated as MRRVLSVLLENESGALSRVVGLFSQRGYNIESLTVAPTDDPTLSRMTIQTVGDEKVLEQIEKQLHKLVDVLRVTELGQGDYVEREVMLVKIQASGYGREEVKRSAEIFRGQIVDVTPTLYTVQLTGTSDKLDAFLKTVREVAEIVEVARSGIVGVSRGDRIMR
- the cra gene encoding catabolite repressor/activator, with product MKLDEIARLAGVSRTTASYVINGKARQYRVSEKTVEKVMAVVREHNYHPNAVAAGLRAGRTRSIGLVIPDLENTSYTRIANYLERQARQRGYQLLIACSEDQPDNEMRCVEHLLQRQVDAIIVSTSLPPEHPFYQRWINDPLPIVALDRALDREHFTSVVGADQDDSQALAAELRQLPLNNVLYLGALPELSVSYLREQGFREAWKDDTRPIDYLYVNSFERSAAAAAFEGWLETHAMPEALFTTSFGLLQGVMDVTLRREGRLPTDLAIATFGDHELLDFLDCPVLAVAQRHRDVAERVLELVLASLDEPKKPKPGLTRIRRNLFRRGKLNRKMA
- the mraZ gene encoding division/cell wall cluster transcriptional repressor MraZ, translated to MFRGATLVNLDNKGRFAVPVRYRDTLSAESQGQMVCTIDLHQPCLLLYTLPEWEIIERKLSRLSSMNPAERRVQRLLLGHASECQMDNAGRLLLANTLRQHARLTKEVMLVGQFNKFELWDEQTWYQQVKDDIDAEQSAQDPLSDRLQDLSL
- the rsmH gene encoding 16S rRNA (cytosine(1402)-N(4))-methyltransferase RsmH, with the translated sequence MQENYKHTTVLLDEAVNGLNIKADGIYIDGTFGRGGHSRLILSHLGEQGRLIAIDRDPEAIAAAALINDPRFSIVHGPFSQLSDYVDERGLRGNIDGILLDLGVSSPQLDDAERGFSFMRDGPLDMRMDPSRGVSAAEWLLKADEADIAFVLKTFGEERFAKRIARAIVERNREQPMTRTKELAEVIYVATPVKDKFKHPATRSFQAIRIWVNSELEEIERALKGALDVLAPQGRLSVISFHSLEDRIVKRFMREQSRGPQVPAGLPLTEAQLQKMGGRGLKALGKMMPGESEVAENPRARSSVLRIAERTDA
- the ftsL gene encoding cell division protein FtsL — protein: MIGNERHSLPGVIGGDLLRHGKIPVITLIAVLVSAVLVVTTAHKTRLLTAQREQLVLERDALDIEWRNLILEENALGDHSRVERTATDKLHLQHVDPAQENIIVQQ
- a CDS encoding peptidoglycan glycosyltransferase FtsI — encoded protein: MSAGKRTLKLKKPEDKASFVSWRFALLCGCILLALVGLLLRVAYLQVINPDRLVREGDMRSLRVQAVPTARGMISDRAGRPLAVSVPVNAIWADPKELHDRGGITLDSRWKALSDALSIPLDQLASRVNANPKGRFVYLARQINPAIGDYIKKLKLPGIHLREESRRYYPAGQVTSHLIGFTNIDGQGIEGVEKSFDKWLTGQPGERTVRKDRFGRVIEDVSSVDSQAAHNLTLSIDERLQALVYRELNNAVAFNKAESGTAVLVDVNTGEVLAMANSPAYNPNNLSNTPKDVMRNRAITDIFEPGSTVKPMVVMAALQRGVVKENSVLHTVPYRVNGHEIKDVARYNELTLTGVLQKSSNVGVSKLALAMPSSALVDTYSRFGLGKATNLGLVGESSGLYPQKQRWSDIERATFSFGYGLMVTPLQLARVYATIGSYGIHRPLSITKVDPPVAGERVFPESLVKTVVHMMESVALPGGGGVKAAIKGYRIAIKTGTAKKVGPDGRYVNKYIAYTAGVAPASQPRFALVVVINDPQAGKYYGGAVSAPVFGAIMGGVLRTMNIEPDALPSGDKSEMVNNIKEGSSDRS
- the murE gene encoding UDP-N-acetylmuramoyl-L-alanyl-D-glutamate--2,6-diaminopimelate ligase; the protein is MTDRNLRELVAPWVSGAPSRPLRDMTLDSRAAASGDLFVAVAGHHVDGRHFIPQAIAQGVAAIIAEAEGEAEDGDIRDMHGVPVIYLAQLQQRLSALAGRFYQQPADKLRLIGVTGTNGKTTTTQLLAQWAQLLGENSAVMGTVGNGLYGELTPAENTTGSAVEVQQLLHSLQQRGATLAAMEVSSHGLVQHRVAALPFSAGVFTNLSRDHLDYHGDMAQYEAAKWLLFSEHSVGVVVINADDETGFRWLQNLPDAVAVTMAENLEPGCRGRWLKATAVSYHDNGATVAFASSWGEGTIESRLMGAFNVSNLLLALATLLALDYPLAQLIATGNQLQPVCGRMEVFSAPGKPVVVVDYAHTPDALEKALEAARLHCKGQLWCLFGCGGDRDKGKRPLMGAIAEQFADVVVITDDNPRGEDPKAIVDDILTGLLDPGRVRVVAGRAQAVTNSIMQAKPDDIVLVAGKGHEDYQIVGNRRLDYSDRLTVARLLGVIA